GTTGAACTCGGTCGTGGACCTGGACGCCTTTGCCGGCGAGACTGTTCGCTTCCGCTGGCGCCTGGCCACCGATACCAGTGTCGGTCGTCCAGGCTGGGACATCGACGATGTGGCGGTGCAGAGTTGCCGGCCGCTCAGGACCTTCCTGCCCTCGATCCAGACGGACTGAGCACCTTGCTAATTGTCAATTGTCAGTGGTCAATTGTTAATGGCAGACAGGGCGGAGTTTCAGAGTGTCGGAGCGTCGGAGTCCCGGAGGCGCCGTGTTCGGTCTTTTCTGACTCTCTGTCCCTCTGACATTCTGATCCTCTGTCAGCGCTTCGCACCCTCAAACTTAAATCAGGGAATCTTCAGTGTCATCCCGACGGGACAGTGATCGCTGCCCAGGACATCGGGTAGAATGAAGGCGTCGACAACCCGGTCCATTGCCTCTTCCACGATAAAAAAGTAATCGAGCCGCCAACCGACGTTGCGCGCTCTGGCACGGGTTGGCATGGACCACCAGGTGTACTGGCCGGCCACATCTGCATAGAAGTGGCGAAAGGTATCGACGTAACCCGCAGCTGTTACCTGATCGATCCAGATGCGTTCCTCGGGCAGGAAGCCGGTGGTCTTACGGTTGGACCTGGGGTTGGCCAGGTCGATCTCGCGGTGCGCCGTGTTGACGTCGCCGCAGAAGATGACAGCCTTGTCCTCTCCCCGTATATCCTCGCATTTGTTGAGAAAGGCATCGTAGAAAGCCAGTTTGAAGGGCACGCGGCTGTGGTCGCGACTGCCATTGGGGAAGTAACAATTCAGCAAGGTGAAGGTGGGGTATTCGGCGATGATCGTGCGACCTTCCTGGTCGAATTCATTGATACCCAGGCCAAATGTCACACTCAACGGCTTCTGCCGTGTCATCAGGCCGGTGCCGCTGTAGCCCTTGCGGGTTTTCGACGGGTTCCAGTAGGTGTGATAGCCAGCGTACTCGCGGATATCGGCGGGTACCTGGTGCGCTTCGGCGCGGGTCTCCTGCAGACACAGGATGTCCGGCGCGGCTTCGGCCAACCAGTCAGGAAAGCCCTTTTTTGCTACAGCACGGATGCCGTTGACGTTCCAGGAGAGCAGGGTTAGGGGAGGAGTCATGATCAGGGCTTCCTCTGTCGGGGCAGGAATGGCGCAAGGGCCTCTCGATGCTGCGCAAGAACGGTAAGGGTGCCATTCCTGCCCCGACGATTATACGCGGTCGCCTTGGAATCGCCAACTGGAATCAGGAACATGGCATGCCATCGATCTGCAAAAATGCAAGGATCGGGTATAATTGCATCGCGCACGTTCCAGCAACGGTTTACCAACTCACCTGGAGACGAACCTATGACAACAGACAGACCTCCCATGGGCCTTCGGGTCCCGCGTAAGATACTCACCAACGACCTGGTCTCCGGCCTGGTCATGGCAATCATCACCGTGCCGGGCGCACTGGCCAACGGCCTGCTGGCCGGTGTCAACCCGGTTTTTGGTGTTTATTCGGTGATCGCCGGTACCACGATGGCCGCGGTATTCACCAGTTCGGTGATCATGAATGTGGACTCTACCAGCGCCACAGCCATCGGTACAGGCGATTTTCTGGGCGCCTATTCCTCCGGTGAACAGCTTGGTTATCTGGTGGTTTTGGGGATTCTGGTGGGCCTCTTCATGTTGCTCTTTGGTATCCTCAAACTGGGCTTTTTGGTTCGCTTCATCTCCAATGCGGTCATGACCGGCTTTCTCAGCGGCCTGGGTGTACTGACTATCCTTGGGCAGACGGCAGATATAACCGGTTATTCCAGCGATGCACCCAACAGAGTCTTTCAATTCATCGATACCATAATTCACTGGCAAGAGATCAACTTCGCCACGTTGGCTGCTGGCCTGTTGACTATTGTTCTCATTGTCCTGCTGTCGCGCACGAAACTGGAGCGTTACGGCTTCGCCATCGCGCTGGGAATAACGACCCTCCTGGTTCTGTTGGTTCCCATTTTCGACTCGTTGGTCCTGGTGGGCGATACCACGGAGATTCCCCGGGGCCTGCCCAGACCCCACTTCCCAAATCTGTCTTTGGTGCCAGCCATGATCCTGCCCGCGCTGACTCTTGCTATCATTGCTCTGGTTCAGGCGGCCGGCGTCAGCGGCAGTGTTCCCAACCCCGATGGGGAATATCCCGATCCTTCCGGTGATTTCCGGGGACAGGGTGCCGGCAACGTGGCTACTGGTTTCTTCGGCGGCATTCCAGTTGGTGGCTCTCTCTCAGGCACGGCCCTCATTCAGAGTGTCGGCGGTCTGTCCCGTTGGGCCAATATCTTTACCGGCCTCTTTTCGTTGGTCATCCTGATGCTCTTTGGACAGGTCATCGAGATCCTGCCGCTGTCAGCGCTGGCAGGACTCCTGGTGGTGGTCGGCTTCGGTATGATCAAGGTCGGCCGCATCGAAACTGTCTGGAACACCGGACCGGTGCCCGCGGTCGTTACGGCGATTACCTTCGTCGCGACTCTTTTCCTGCCCCTGCAGTATGCCGTCGGTCTTGGTGTGATCCTGACGATCGTGGTGCATGCCTTCCAATCGGCTGAAAGGGTGCGCATCGAAAGAATCATGATGGATGAGGATGGTTCGTTTTACGAGACTGAGGTGCCCGACGAGCTAAGCAGCGAGGAAATCATGACGCTGATGCCCATCGGCAGCCTTTTCTTCGCCGGTGCTGCCGAATTCGAGGAGGAGCTTCCCGATGTGGGCGACGCCCACCGCTCGGTTGTTATCATTACCCTGCGAGACCGCGATGAGATCGGCAGCACCTTTGTGCGTGTCCTGAAGCGTTACGCCGAAGAACTGCTGGCTCAAGGCAACAAGCTGATGTTGGCGGGCATGAATGACCAGGTATTGTCGCAATTGGAGAGAACGGGAATCGTCGATCTGATCGGTGAGGAGAGTGTCTTCCCGGGCGAAGCGCTTTATGGCGCCAGTCTGGAGGCAACCATGGCTGAGGCGCAGGAATGGATCGATAGCGAGTCGCAGAAAGCGCTCGACTGACGGTCGGAAAAAAAGGAACACCGGGCTTCCGCTGAACCATAAAGATTGCTTTGGAAGCCCGGTGTTTTGTGTTCACATCAGGTTCGGTGTTTTGTCTGCACCGGTGCCAGCCAGCTCAATCGGCCCAACCAAGTGCTGTCAGGACAGCAGTCAAGGCTTTTTCCTCGTCCGCGATGGCCAGTGTGCTGCGGTCGCCAGCCTGTCGAAGGAATGCTACCCGGTCGCCGGCAGTGAACCGGCTCTCTTCGCCGGTGCTATAGCCTGTGGCCGCAAGCCACTCCGCCAGAATCGATGTGCCTTCGGCGGCCTCGTCGGGACTGTCCCAGGCAATTTCAATGGCAAAGAGACCATTCCCCGCGTCATCGGTCAAAAAGACGTACTCGCTGCCATCCCATCCGTCGGCTCCACTGCTGGCCTGGTCGCTATCGAGGTCGCCCAGCAGCAAGCGCAGGTCGATCTCCCCCCAGACATCTCTGAGAATTTCCTGCCAACCACTGCCCATCGCTTCGGCCAGATCGGCAGGAAGGGACACCTCGGTTGGCTGATCCAACCGGTATTTTTCCGGATGCAGGATCTGTTCAGTTGAGGCCGGCAGATCATCCCACAGCGCATCGACCGCCTGCCAGCCGCCCGTTGCGAAGACAGTATCTACAAACTGAAGACCTGCCTCGTAGGGAAATAGCAGTGCCTCTTGCAGATAACGAGGGGTGTTTTGCAGTACTGCATTGTTTAGTTCGGCGGCCGCCGCGCTGGCCAACGTGCCCAGCATTTCGAGCGAGGGGTTCTCGATCATCCAGTGGAGCATGACCAGAGTTGCTTCCCCTTCCACCAGGGCATCCACGGCCCCCTGTTCGTCTTCCGCAAGCCCCGCCTCGTCGCCGACGAACAGGCTCAGGTCAAAGTGTTGGTCCTGCAAGGCATGGGTATACTCGTGAACAAAGGTGATCTGATCCTCCACGCTCAACGGTTGGCCCTGCCGTTCCTCGTCGGCGATCAGAAAAAAGGCGTCCTCTTCGTCATCGTAGAAACCCAGAATCTGCGACTCATAGAGATCAAGCATCAGGTCGTTCAGGTTTGTATCGTTCGGAATCAGCTGGAGGAGCTTCAGCATTTGGTCCAGGGCGGCTAAACTCTCAGGCTGCAGATCTGCGGCCAGGGACTCCTCCAACTCGGCTCGCAGGTCGTCTCGATTCATGAACTCAAAGTCAACCGCTTCAATTGTATCGAGGCCGCGGATGCTTTCGGTCTGATGGATCAGTTGCTTCATCTGGTCCTCCAACGATATGGGCTCGGCGACCTCAACCGCTACGTCGGATAGAGCCAGCCCTGCCAGGGCGGCCTGGGCGTCAGCCGGTTCGGCAAATCCCTCGGCCAGAATGTACAGGATTCCAGTGGGCTGTGGAACAAGCCACATGAATACCAGCTCACCCTCCGGTCCATCCACGGAAACCAGCGCCGCTTTCTTGGCGGACAGTTCGACCAGGCTCGGCTCGACACCTATGAGGCCCAATCCGGCCGACAGGCTCTTCACGGCAAGGTCAGGATCGGTCTCAAACAACATGGCTGTTGCCTGACTGACCATGGGTGGCATGTCGATGGTGAACAGGGTCAGGTATTCCTCGGCATCGATGGCGGCTGGCGAGTAGCCTACCAACGGAATCAAGGGAGAAAAAACGCCTTCCAGAATGGTCGCATCAATGAAGATCCACTCCGGATCGTGAGCTTGCCAGGTCACGCCAAGATCGCTGTTTTCGTACGAAGCACCTGCTGGATCAACCGGGTCCACTGGCGCTTCGGAAACGGCGGGGGAAGGCAGCGGCGTATCCGTCGGCGCTGCCGCGGGCGCAGGAGTCGATGGTACCGCTGTACCGGCTGGTGGGGGAGCAGCTGCTTCCTGGACGGTCGGGCTGCTCGCAGCGACGGCAGTAGTGGTGGCAACAGGTGGTGGTGCCTGGACACAACTCACCAGAGCAAGGCTCAGACCGAGCCCAATGAGAATAACACGGATGCGAAAAAACATTGTTCCCTCCGAACTGAGATGGCAGGTGAAAAGAAAGATGTATCGGGTCAGACGCCGGTGCGGGGTGCCCCCTGAAGCAGCGGAAGGGACCGCCTGCTAAGTTCCAGTACCAGCAGGTCCAGGGCCAGGTCGTCCGCCAGCTTTCCCGTTTTTATTGACAGATCGGTCTCCAGAAGACGATCGTAAACAGCCTTTAGATCGGCCAAACGCCATTGCTGGACCTGTCTCATAGCCTTTTCCGTGGGGTAGGGATGCAGGCCAATGGCCTTTGCAATGTCATACTGGCCCAGTCCCCGGCTCATTTGGTCAGAGACCTGAACCAGAATGCGAAACTGGCGAACGATCATGGATAGCAGATAGAGCGGGGCTGCGCCATCGCGCTCGAGTTCGCGCAGCAGTCGCAGCGCCTTCGCGCTGTTTCGTTGGCCAATGGCGTCAACCATATCGAAGACATTGGCTTCCTGGGCGTAGGGCACAAGCAGGCGCACATCCTGACGTGTGATTTCTCCATCGCCTCCGCGGTATGCTACCAACTTCTCCAGTTCGCTATCCAGGAGACGCAGGTTGGGTCCTACGAAGGCCGCCATATCCTGGGCTGCATCCCTGTCAATTGTGGCGCCCTTAGCTTTCACTCGCTTGTTGATCCAGGCAGGCAACTCCTGTGGTTTCGGGGCTTTGCAGGAAACGATCGTTGCCTGCCCCTGTTTTTGCAACTGAAGCAACAGTTTGTAAGGCTTGCGACGCTCATCGATTCCACGGGGCTCTATCAGGACCAATTCCGTGGTGTCGGGCAACGAGGGCAGGTAATCCAGCAGGGATTGCAATTGGGAATCGCTGGCGGGGATGCTTGAGTCCTTTTCAGCCTGTCCTGGCTTTTTGCCCCCTGACTTCTTTGATAGCTGGGCAATCAATCCCTCCACGACGACCAGACGCCGCTCGGCGAGGAAGGGTACCACGTCGCAGTGGTAGCGGACCTCCGTGACGCGGGTCTTACGGCCATCGAGCCAGGTGCTGTTGGCTTCCAACAGGTCGGCCGAGCCCATCGATTGGCGGATGGTGGCAAGATGTTCTGCCTGAATCAGGTCATCGGGGCCGTGTAGCAGCGTGATCACGGGTAGTCTCAGATGCTCTCATCGATGGTGACGAAGTGATAATTCCAGCGCCACAGCTTACCTCGGGTAATGCTACCCAGCTTGAGTCCACCGATGTCGGCCAGGGTCGTTACCTGTCGCTGGAGGCGCGTGCCGGCCGGCCGGCCGAGCATCATTCCCCCGATACCTGCCATGATGGCCACAGGGATCTGGTCGACGATCCTGGCGTTGTTCCTCCTGGTCAGCATGGTGGCTGCGAAAGTCGCCAGTCCGGCGAGCGCTCCGGTGGTGACCAGGTTTGTGCCACAGTTGGGATGTATCGCCAACCTTGCTTCACCTGCTCGCAGGCGGGTGATCGCTTCGTCAACGGCCCTCTGCAGCACTTCTGTGTCGACATCGCCGAAGATGTAGAATCCCCGGTGATCGCTGCGACCGCCTACCAGGCTGGCGACCTGGTTCCGTCTGGTGAGCATGGTGACGGTAGCGTGCTCGATGGCGTGATGTTGTCTCGTGCGCCTGACGAATCCCATGGTTTTGCTGTGCAGTTCCTTTCATGCAGGTGGTGATCGGTGGGGCGATCGGAGGAGGACCCCCGCGCCCCCTGGGGCTGGCTGGGCAGCCCCTCTGATCATGCCCAGG
Above is a window of Chloroflexota bacterium DNA encoding:
- a CDS encoding exodeoxyribonuclease III, which translates into the protein MTPPLTLLSWNVNGIRAVAKKGFPDWLAEAAPDILCLQETRAEAHQVPADIREYAGYHTYWNPSKTRKGYSGTGLMTRQKPLSVTFGLGINEFDQEGRTIIAEYPTFTLLNCYFPNGSRDHSRVPFKLAFYDAFLNKCEDIRGEDKAVIFCGDVNTAHREIDLANPRSNRKTTGFLPEERIWIDQVTAAGYVDTFRHFYADVAGQYTWWSMPTRARARNVGWRLDYFFIVEEAMDRVVDAFILPDVLGSDHCPVGMTLKIP
- the holA gene encoding DNA polymerase III subunit delta; the protein is MITLLHGPDDLIQAEHLATIRQSMGSADLLEANSTWLDGRKTRVTEVRYHCDVVPFLAERRLVVVEGLIAQLSKKSGGKKPGQAEKDSSIPASDSQLQSLLDYLPSLPDTTELVLIEPRGIDERRKPYKLLLQLQKQGQATIVSCKAPKPQELPAWINKRVKAKGATIDRDAAQDMAAFVGPNLRLLDSELEKLVAYRGGDGEITRQDVRLLVPYAQEANVFDMVDAIGQRNSAKALRLLRELERDGAAPLYLLSMIVRQFRILVQVSDQMSRGLGQYDIAKAIGLHPYPTEKAMRQVQQWRLADLKAVYDRLLETDLSIKTGKLADDLALDLLVLELSRRSLPLLQGAPRTGV
- a CDS encoding DUF6391 domain-containing protein produces the protein MGFVRRTRQHHAIEHATVTMLTRRNQVASLVGGRSDHRGFYIFGDVDTEVLQRAVDEAITRLRAGEARLAIHPNCGTNLVTTGALAGLATFAATMLTRRNNARIVDQIPVAIMAGIGGMMLGRPAGTRLQRQVTTLADIGGLKLGSITRGKLWRWNYHFVTIDESI
- a CDS encoding SulP family inorganic anion transporter, with the translated sequence MTTDRPPMGLRVPRKILTNDLVSGLVMAIITVPGALANGLLAGVNPVFGVYSVIAGTTMAAVFTSSVIMNVDSTSATAIGTGDFLGAYSSGEQLGYLVVLGILVGLFMLLFGILKLGFLVRFISNAVMTGFLSGLGVLTILGQTADITGYSSDAPNRVFQFIDTIIHWQEINFATLAAGLLTIVLIVLLSRTKLERYGFAIALGITTLLVLLVPIFDSLVLVGDTTEIPRGLPRPHFPNLSLVPAMILPALTLAIIALVQAAGVSGSVPNPDGEYPDPSGDFRGQGAGNVATGFFGGIPVGGSLSGTALIQSVGGLSRWANIFTGLFSLVILMLFGQVIEILPLSALAGLLVVVGFGMIKVGRIETVWNTGPVPAVVTAITFVATLFLPLQYAVGLGVILTIVVHAFQSAERVRIERIMMDEDGSFYETEVPDELSSEEIMTLMPIGSLFFAGAAEFEEELPDVGDAHRSVVIITLRDRDEIGSTFVRVLKRYAEELLAQGNKLMLAGMNDQVLSQLERTGIVDLIGEESVFPGEALYGASLEATMAEAQEWIDSESQKALD